From the Chiloscyllium plagiosum isolate BGI_BamShark_2017 chromosome 16, ASM401019v2, whole genome shotgun sequence genome, one window contains:
- the fibinb gene encoding fin bud initiation factor: MLALRVFYASLLCSLTQGYFTGPLHPEMSNGTFHHYFVPDGDYEENDDPEKCQMLFRVSDERRCGVEADLQTFLKQEMLILQRQVEDAARVLDGVGRSIAHDLDGEDSYGNYLRRETSQIGEAFSHSDRSLVELELKFRQSQDSELKEVNKINDEVLHMLYHTRQILRETLEISSGLSDKHELLTLIVRSHGTRLSRLKNDFMKS; encoded by the coding sequence ATGTTAGCTCTGCGAGTATTCTACGCCAGTCTGCTGTGTTCCCTAACTCAGGGCTATTTCACTGGGCCCCTGCACCCGGAGATGTCCAATGGCACTTTTCACCATTATTTCGTGCCGGACGGCGACTACGAAGAGAACGACGACCCCGAGAAGTGCCAGATGCTTTTCCGCGTCTCGGACGAGCGGCGCTGCGGGGTAGAAGCCGACCTGCAGACCTTCCTGAAGCAGGAAATGCTCATCCTCCAGCGGCAAGTGGAGGACGCGGCCAGGGTATTGGACGGGGTCGGCAGGAGCATCGCCCATGACCTGGACGGCGAGGACAGCTACGGTAACTACCTGCGCCGGGAGACCAGCCAGATCGGGGAGGCGTTCTCGCACTCGGACCGCTCTCTGGTCGAGCTAGAGCTGAAGTTCCGTCAGAGCCAAGATAGCGAGCTGAAGGAGGTGAACAAGATCAACGACGAGGTGCTGCACATGCTGTACCACACCAGGCAGATCTTGAGGGAGACGCTGGAGATCTCGTCGGGCTTAAGCGATAAGCACGAACTCCTCACCCTGATCGTCAGAAGTCACGGCACAAGGCTCAGCAGACTGAAGAACGATTTCATGAAGAGCTGA